GAATAAGAAGTCTGTGTTTTTCCACCAGGACGCCACCGAGACAGATGCATTCGTACTAGGGATACAGACTGAATGGCAACTGCGGCAGATGATCCGCTTCGGTCACCGGAGTATTTTGGCCTCTCACTCCTCATTCGGTGTAAGCAAGCTCAAGGTATCTTCTGATCACACAACAAAAGTTGACACTTGCTTGTGTGGTTATACTTTTATTAAGCAACATTTTATTCTACATGTCTCTATTGATATCTCTAGGAGCAGGTTTCACCATTTGTTTGACACCCTACGTACTCCTTTCTGAAGTACCCGCTGCACACAGTTCTTGTATTCGATTCAAGACAGCAAGCTTTGCCTGTTGCGTGGGTTATAACTCGATCAGTTACCGAGCAGGACACTTTGAGATGGATGAAAGCACTTACTAGTAGAATACATTCTGTTGATTCCACCTGGAGAATTGGCGGGTTTGTGATTGACGATCCAACCTCACAGCTGGAGCCAATCAGGTATGGCATAGATTTTGACACATGATCCAACCGTGAAAATATTCACTGTAAATAGCGTATGCTAGTTAATTGCCATTGACGAAATGTGCCATTATTTATCAGAGATGTATTCTCCTGCCCAGTATTGTTTTCTTTATGGCGCATAAGGAGAACCTGGCATAAAAACATAATCAAGAAATGCAGCAACATTGAGGTGCAACGAGAAATTTTTACACAACTGGGAAAATTTATGCATAGCATCTGGAGCGAGAAAAATCCCATGGATGCCCTGGAGCAATTGTTTCAAGACTTTGTTGACCAAACCACCTTCATACAGTATTTCAAGTCATTTTGGGTTCCCAAATTGGGTAAGAACCTCAGGTAGTAGATTCAAAATGTACATTGAATTGCAAATGCTCGTGCATATGCTAACAGAGTTTCTTTTTATGCCATTGCCCCATGTAGAGATGTGGGTAGATACCATCAGAAATTTGCCGCTAGCATGTCAGGAATCCTGTTGTGCAATAGAGGGTTACCATCTAAAGCTAAAACTTAAAGCATATGATGATTCGCAACTTGATGCTCTCCAACGTGTGGACTGGTTGGTGCACAAGCTCACAACAGAGCTACATTCAGGCTACTGGCTCAACCTATATGCAGATGAGAGCGGTTCATTTCCTCAGGTGAaagcagagtacattgcatccactTCATGGCAAAGGGCGATGCAGATACCTGATAAGGATGTTTTCTTTGATGACAAAGAACCTCTTTCAGCCAAGGTGGCTAGACAGAAGGATGCTAGTCAAAAGCGCACTGTATGGAATGCCGGGTCTGAATTCTCTTTGTGCAGTTGTTCATGGTCAATGCAGGGTAACCTATGTAAGCACATCATAAAGCTTAACATGATGTATGCACCACGGAAGGATTTCCAGCCCTCGCTATCATTTCAGTCATTTCAGCGCATCCTACTTGATCTGTGGCAAAAACCGCTGGATGATTCATTCTCACTTGATCTGTCGGTAGCATGGGTTATGCAAATGCAGGAGAGGATCCAAAAAGTGGCCGAGCTTGCTACATCTGATGGTATTGCCCAAGTTGCAGGCAAATTGCCAATTCAGTGGACTAACAAGAGAGGGAGAAGAACAGCTGCTAGACGAACCAGCGCCATAGGTGTTCTTCCTCATTCAATTGGCAGTATACAGAGAGATTTGACTCCAAAGAAGAACAAAAAGAGGAAAAGGTTGTCCACCTTTTCAGGCTAATTACTATTAATTATTGACTGTTATTACCATGGATTTTTTTCTCTCTCAATGTGATTCGACAGGTAACTGTGATTTTTCGTTTTCTATAATGCTATTTCATGCGGTTACATCTGGCTGAGAAAACTCATTTAGCTAGTTGTAAACTTGTAATCAGAGTGATTTAGGCCTTAGATCATCTCACCTTCTTCGACCACCCGTTGGATGATTACATGGATATAATAATTCAGGCACTAATAGTTCAGTTCGAGCGATGAGTTATTTGCAAGTTTTCTACAAGCTACTGGGCATTGTATTACTTGCCTGCCATGGCAGCTGATCTGTCACTATGTCAGTACCTGCTGAAGGCTGTTGAATAATTATGGGAGCCATTACTGTGCTACAATTGTGGAGTGAGACCATTTTTCTGGGCAAGTGGAATTTCAGAACCTTAGAGCTTATCTGGTATTCTGGTAGGCATTCTAGTTTAC
This Lolium perenne isolate Kyuss_39 chromosome 1, Kyuss_2.0, whole genome shotgun sequence DNA region includes the following protein-coding sequences:
- the LOC127296527 gene encoding uncharacterized protein gives rise to the protein MGDETEVLQSVSDLPVQDPPGEEFSSADLRWAKHHYDDVALIPCDRMEAFISGECHNPEYPTRFHIERGGKSDNYVMYVYWCSFGPENYGEGWEILPSRKFRLNSRNRAARPQSMRGCTCHFTIKRSHARPSVALIIYHERRHINKSGFVCHGPLDRDAIGPGASKVPYVGSEIRQQTMSLIYLGVPEEYILQTHIEGIRRYSGSDARANSIASQYVHKLGMIIKRSTHELDLDDQASVRMWADRNKKSVFFHQDATETDAFVLGIQTEWQLRQMIRFGHRSILASHSSFGVSKLKYPLHTVLVFDSRQQALPVAWVITRSVTEQDTLRWMKALTSRIHSVDSTWRIGGFVIDDPTSQLEPIRDVFSCPVLFSLWRIRRTWHKNIIKKCSNIEVQREIFTQLGKFMHSIWSEKNPMDALEQLFQDFVDQTTFIQYFKSFWVPKLEMWVDTIRNLPLACQESCCAIEGYHLKLKLKAYDDSQLDALQRVDWLVHKLTTELHSGYWLNLYADESGSFPQVKAEYIASTSWQRAMQIPDKDVFFDDKEPLSAKVARQKDASQKRTVWNAGSEFSLCSCSWSMQGNLCKHIIKLNMMYAPRKDFQPSLSFQSFQRILLDLWQKPLDDSFSLDLSVAWVMQMQERIQKVAELATSDGIAQVAGKLPIQWTNKRGRRTAARRTSAIGVLPHSIGSIQRDLTPKKNKKRKRLSTFSG